The following proteins come from a genomic window of Diorhabda sublineata isolate icDioSubl1.1 chromosome 7, icDioSubl1.1, whole genome shotgun sequence:
- the LOC130446423 gene encoding uncharacterized protein LOC130446423, protein MMEIQAHTLWTNLFNNNIFESYKTERKELKITSMLITALQLELRNVYQVLELEISELNNRLKYKDTLKEKVSSSFIDQKNCPELENYSNSYACRTEIASGRLELESPDIFRNESLKTECSDISVIDISVSDEVVEKIDSSPTLISKRKKMKIKKKPKCEIIRKNVLKSLDDNSVIVDCTPEVKKMSNTRKTANLKKFKKKNNSTLTQLFTDLYKRDTVCEKKSEIHSIKSNETGKKSSIDDDATKIGITQLLNFVNEDTPNKDDTQQHKEDKISSKLEVDEFSKALLFDNSLETKSSPKENIKVLATVEPVVRGHARKLLKGFSCAQCRDFYGSMNLSPEELQKKLDECSKHRYKYQPPDDTYPGIWDMSIPDENRFC, encoded by the exons ATGATGGAAATTCAAGCACACACACTATGGACTAACCTtttcaataataacatttttgaatCATATAAAACGGAAAGAAAAGAACTAAAAATCACTTCAATGTTGATAACAGCATTGCAGTTAGAGCTAAGAA aTGTTTATCAAGTTTTGGAACTAGAAATTTCAGAGTTAAATAATAgattaaaatataaagataCCTTAAAGGAAAAAGTTTCCAGTTC GTTTattgatcaaaaaaattgtcCAGAACTAGAGAATTACTCTAATTCATATGCATGTAGAACTGAAATAGCTTCAGGACGCTTGGAATTGGAAAGTCCTGATATCTTCAGAAATGAATCCTTAAAAACTGAGTGCTCAGATATTTCTGTGATAGATATATCAGTATCAGATGAAGTTGTTGAGAAAATTGATAGTAGTCCCACActtatttcaaaaagaaaaaagatgaaaataaaaaaaaaacccaaatgtgaaataattagaaaaaatgtattaaaatctCTAGATGACAATTCTGTTATAGTAGATTGTACAcctgaagtaaaaaaaatgtcaaatactAGAAAAACTGcaaatctcaaaaaatttaagaaaaagaaCAACAGTACTCTTACTCAATTATTTACTGATTTATATAAAAGGGATACAGTATg TGAAAAAAAGTCTGAGATACATTCGATCAAAAGTAATGAAACTGGCAAAAAATCTAGCATAGATGATGATGCAACTAAAATAGGAATAAcacaattattaaattttgtaaatgaagATACTCCAAATAAAGATGATACTCAACAgcataaagaagataaaattagtTCTAAGTTGGAAGTAGATGAATTTTCAAAGGCACTTTTGTTTGATAATAGCCTAGAGACTAAATCATCACCAAAAGa aaatatcaaagtTTTAGCAACTGTAGAACCAGTTGTCCGGGGACATgctagaaaattattaaaaggatTTTCATGTGCACAATGTAGAGAT ttttatgGTAGTATGAATTTGAGTCCTGAAGAATTGCAGAAAAAGCTGGATGAATGCTCCAAACATAGATATAAATATCAGCCTCCCGACGATACATACCCAG